The following proteins are co-located in the Phocoena phocoena chromosome 1, mPhoPho1.1, whole genome shotgun sequence genome:
- the TEX38 gene encoding testis-expressed protein 38, translated as MDSQREDLSLPGVWVSLYFGFLGLCSVITGGCILFLHWRKNLRRERRAQEWMEVMRAATFTYSPLLYWINKRQRYGMNAAINTGPPPDASKTETDTQNSDHPWELDVPESRSYATQDSSPKVEAPSPLQPAVQLIPQQPLPSPVLRPQASPRLPIPIFQEVPFALSLCNLPPMLNHSVSYPLATCPERNIHFHSLPTLAQGNHC; from the exons ATGGATTCCCAAAGGGAGGACCTCAGCCTCCCTGGTG TGTGGGTGTCACTGTACTTTGGATTCCTGGGGCTGTGCTCTGTGATAACCGGCGGCTGCATTCTCTTTCTGCACTGGAGGAAGAACCTGCGGCGGGAAAGGCGTGCCCAGGAGTGGATGGAGGTGATGCGAGCAGCCACATTTACCTACAGCCCGCTGTTGTACTGGATTAACAAGCGACAGCGCTATGGCATGAACGCAGCCATCAACACGGGCCCTCCCCCTGATGCCTCTAAGACCGAGACTGACACCCAGAATTCAGATCACCCGTGGGAGTTGGACGTCCCCGAGAGTAGGAGCTATGCTACTCAAGACAGCAGCCCCAAGGTGgaggcccccagccccctgcaacCTGCAGTGCAGCTGATCCCACAGCAGCCCCTACCTTCCCCGGTGCTGCGGCCCCAGGCCAGCCCCCGACTCCCGATTCCCATTTTTCAGGAGGTGCCCTTTGCCCTCTCGCTGTGTAACCTACCCCCGATGCTGAACCACTCAGTCTCCTACCCTTTGGCCACCTGTCCTGAAAGGAACATCCACTTCCATTCCCTCCCCACACTGGCCCAGGGGAACCACTGCTGA